Proteins from one Panicum virgatum strain AP13 chromosome 7K, P.virgatum_v5, whole genome shotgun sequence genomic window:
- the LOC120640004 gene encoding uncharacterized protein LOC120640004 translates to MDADLDHQRNGNHGEDRGTDKSNDRMKFMNRRKILRLNSPAPLYGGSDESDGHDSDYVPSSPVRAGIATEGSNRKRRRKQARRHAPADAAAAPRGVVGGKDVPKRRPVSIRCSPMKFKGIVAALGDTLKGQVVAKNFGGLLQFKPHELDRHLLSWLMRKLNPETMKLEIGGGKEIAITEHSVWCVFQIPNAGSDTPHMTDDEARIIQRELGLQICGKVYNPRRGFSAGDILDGLNKKTLRGSLGLIAFFMCTFQPLLFSNTDAYIRLEDVKYTEDLENIGNRNWCKAVVDHLRKAARLYRKDFPEKGIMAPVSGCGIFLMMLYVDNLQHGLNTNPFLLPRCAFLDTSTIDSIANMDRRRDVSSETVEFGKLMLRSLPDTCYGVPPVSPLEASSRPAPVAPSRGVGTSDAPGGHAAANAKPPPMYRYPSFSSSFGQSIVDVVRRSRKADALSVLKAFDDSTRQAQDFMQKAVEYTSRANELMAKAHHECFISMQKLLVDTTRNPLIHDEFSVTFMKIVINRHDL, encoded by the exons ATGGACGCAGATTTAGATCATCAGCGCAATGGCAATCATGGTGAAGATCGTGGTACAGATAAGAGCAACGATAGAATGAAGTTCATGAACAGGAGGAAAATATTAAGGCTGAACAGTCCTGCTCCACTCTACGGAGGCAGTGATGAGAGTGATGGACACGACTCGGATTATGTGCCATCCTCTCCTGTCCGGGCTGGCATTGCAACAGAGGGCAGTAATAGGAAGAGGCGTCGCAAACAGGCTCGCCGTCACGCCCCCGCTGACGCCGCTGCAGCCCCTCGCGGTGTTGTTGGTGGGAAAGACGTGCCGAAGAGGAGGCCTGTTTCCATTCGATGCTCCCCCATGAAATTCAAAGGAATTGTCGCAGCTCTCGGCGATACTCTGAAAGGTCAAGTTGTGGCAAAGAATTTCGGGGGCCTGCTGCAGTTCAAGCCTCATGAACTTGATAGACATTTGCTTAGCTGGCTTATGCGGAAGCTGAACCCAGAAACAATGAAATTAGAGATTGGTGGCGGAAAAGAGATAGCAATCACCGAGCACAGTGTATGGTGTGTGTTCCAGATCCCCAATGCTGGAAGTGACACACCCCATATGACGGATGATGAAGCTCGTATTATTCAGAGGGAGTTGGGATTGCAAATTTGTGGTAAGGTGTATAACCCAAGGCGGGGGTTCAGTGCTGGAGACATTTTGGATGGTTTGAACAAAAAGACGCTCAGAGGAAGTTTGGGGCTTATAGCGTTCTTCATGTGCACATTCCAGCCGCTGCTATTCTCCAACACTGACGCCTACATCAGGCTGGAGGATGTAAAGTACACCGAAGATTTGGAGAACATTGGCAATAGGAACTGGTGCAAAGCAGTAGTTGATCATCTTCGGAAAGCTGCTCGTTTGTATAGAAAGGATTTCCCGGAGAAAGGTATTATGGCACCGGTAAGTGGCTGTGGAATCTTCCTAATG atgctATATGTTGACAACCTGCAGCATGGATTAAATACAAACCCGTTCTTGCTGCCTCGATGTGCCTTCCTCGACACGAGTACCATTGATTCTATAGCAAACATGGATCGCAGGCGAGATGTTTCCAGTGAGACTGTTGAGTTTGGTAAACTTATG CTGAGGAGCTTGCCTGACACATGCTACGGTGTCCCTCCAGTTTCGCCATTGGAAGCTTCTTCCCGGCCAGCACCAGTTGCTCCCAGCAGGGGGGTTGGCACCTCTGATGCCCCTGGCGGTCATGCCGCTGCCAATGCGAAGCCTCCACCCATGTACCGGTACCCTAGTTTCAGCAGTTCTTTCGGGCAAAGCATTGTTGATGTAGTTAGAAGAAGCAGGAAGGCAGATGCGCTTAGCGTCTTGAAGGCATTTGATGATAGCACCAGGCAGGCCCAGGATTTCATGCAGAAGGCTGTCGAGTATACATCAAGAGCAAATGAGCTCATGGCAAAAGCCCACCACGAGTGCTTCATCTCCATGCAGAAGCTACTTGTTGACACTACAAGAAATCCATTGATCCATGACGAATTTTCAGTGACCTTTATGAAAATCGTCATAAACAGACATGATCTATGA